The following are from one region of the Shinella zoogloeoides genome:
- a CDS encoding cobaltochelatase CobT-related protein, which yields MNREIIELREVVTKLVPMLTGKGLTVTQRGADAYVIADPKTRKPVRINIPNIPDTADAGFIRAIQGFIDHEVGHVLITDWDWVAGYRVTSQQMMEKKVQRLRTYHNIIEDTMIEREMERIFPGSKKNIADLRRHFIAKITKPAVASAKDEKEAFSYLLVAVMRALAGHTEFQDYMDDEKLWGNKYVKELLDRLPAKVKKDLPKVRTTKETLEIARILDGILHPIVPPPTITKVEPNQGHTPGGDPVEIHGTNFVDLEWVKFGGSLAKIVAHASGRKIVVETPPHAAGFVDVEVKTEHGQAVKASAFEYLDPPPQPGGGGDGDPDASDNNNHSSGEDQQQSDGESQDKPEKEAGEGDGDGERDHQDSGEDEPGDAGEGEKDESDEEEPEQGDGAEEDADDDTAGDGEGSDDAEGDGDRDSDEEGAEDEDPEKDEDEGSGGDEAEENDDGGEGDPDDDLHDGNDGEDQDGEHDGGQEDDDGDADDGSEEAAEASDGGDDDGEDASGQDEEDSDEDGKPGATEADEDDDGKRPGEKESKDRLAIQTDDHEAGEVGEADDEDNGSGGGVGNGLGKSLFDFDDNAFEKADLSSQIAILIANEAVDLLADNDYNVFTREFDRIEPLKVPEIHDQWVPDLEEKARAMTGRMSKDIERMMASQSHVVKVPGYRSGRLHSPALHRIVTNDDRLFNRKQEHKSKDTAVSLLIDNSGSMGGVKIVTAMVAGYALSSTLERVNIASEVIGFTTGDHRGKGSRTSQQEMNREISDARAKGLSFHRVSPIVMPIYKDFDERINATVKQRIAYMANAQRGMVTNVDGESLEYAAIRLLKRREKRKVMLVLSDGQPSGAANAAGHLKQTVEKLEKLGIDLVGIGIMDAAVRRFYTNHIVLQRIEDLPTQVMQELKKILTN from the coding sequence ATGAACCGTGAGATTATTGAGCTTCGTGAAGTGGTCACGAAGCTCGTGCCGATGCTCACCGGCAAGGGTCTTACGGTGACGCAGCGCGGCGCCGACGCATACGTGATCGCCGACCCCAAGACGCGCAAGCCCGTTCGAATCAACATCCCGAACATCCCGGATACCGCCGACGCAGGCTTCATCCGCGCGATCCAGGGCTTCATTGACCACGAAGTCGGCCACGTCCTGATCACTGATTGGGATTGGGTCGCGGGCTATCGCGTCACGTCTCAGCAGATGATGGAGAAGAAGGTGCAGCGTCTGCGCACCTATCACAACATCATCGAGGATACGATGATCGAGCGGGAGATGGAGCGCATCTTCCCCGGTTCGAAGAAGAACATCGCCGACCTGCGCCGGCACTTCATCGCCAAGATCACCAAGCCGGCCGTCGCGTCGGCCAAAGACGAGAAGGAGGCGTTCAGCTACCTCCTGGTCGCCGTCATGCGCGCCCTCGCCGGTCATACCGAGTTCCAGGACTACATGGATGACGAGAAGCTCTGGGGCAACAAATACGTCAAGGAGCTGCTCGATCGTCTGCCGGCGAAGGTGAAGAAGGATCTGCCGAAGGTCCGGACCACCAAAGAGACGCTTGAGATCGCCCGGATTCTGGACGGTATCCTGCATCCCATCGTGCCGCCGCCGACCATCACGAAGGTCGAGCCCAACCAGGGTCATACGCCAGGCGGAGATCCCGTCGAGATCCACGGCACCAACTTCGTCGACCTCGAATGGGTTAAGTTCGGCGGCTCGCTCGCCAAGATTGTCGCGCATGCCAGCGGCCGCAAGATCGTCGTGGAAACCCCGCCGCACGCCGCAGGCTTCGTTGACGTCGAGGTCAAGACCGAACACGGCCAGGCGGTCAAAGCGAGCGCGTTCGAATATCTCGATCCTCCGCCGCAGCCTGGTGGAGGTGGCGATGGTGATCCCGACGCGAGCGACAACAACAACCACAGCTCCGGCGAGGACCAGCAGCAGTCCGATGGTGAGTCCCAGGACAAGCCCGAGAAGGAGGCTGGCGAAGGCGACGGTGACGGCGAGCGCGATCACCAGGACAGCGGTGAAGACGAGCCGGGTGACGCTGGCGAAGGTGAAAAGGATGAGAGCGATGAAGAGGAGCCTGAACAGGGCGACGGCGCCGAGGAAGATGCGGATGACGACACTGCCGGTGATGGCGAGGGGTCTGATGACGCTGAAGGCGATGGCGATCGGGATAGCGATGAAGAAGGAGCCGAAGACGAAGATCCTGAGAAGGATGAAGATGAGGGCTCTGGGGGTGATGAGGCCGAGGAGAATGACGACGGGGGCGAAGGCGACCCAGATGATGATCTTCACGACGGGAACGATGGTGAAGACCAGGACGGCGAACACGACGGCGGCCAGGAAGATGATGATGGCGACGCTGACGACGGCTCCGAGGAGGCGGCCGAAGCTTCTGACGGCGGAGACGACGACGGAGAGGATGCGTCGGGTCAGGACGAGGAGGATTCTGACGAGGATGGCAAGCCCGGCGCGACCGAGGCCGACGAAGACGATGATGGCAAACGGCCTGGCGAGAAGGAAAGCAAGGATCGTCTAGCCATCCAGACTGACGATCACGAGGCGGGTGAGGTCGGAGAGGCTGATGACGAGGATAACGGCTCCGGCGGCGGCGTTGGAAACGGTCTGGGCAAGAGCCTGTTCGACTTCGATGACAATGCCTTCGAGAAGGCAGACCTGTCGAGCCAGATCGCGATCCTGATCGCCAACGAGGCTGTCGATCTGCTCGCCGACAACGACTACAATGTGTTTACCCGCGAGTTCGACCGGATCGAGCCACTGAAGGTGCCGGAGATCCACGATCAGTGGGTGCCGGACCTGGAAGAGAAGGCGCGCGCCATGACTGGCCGGATGTCGAAGGACATCGAGCGTATGATGGCTTCGCAGTCGCATGTGGTGAAGGTGCCCGGCTATCGCTCGGGTCGACTCCACTCCCCTGCTCTGCATCGCATCGTTACTAACGACGATCGCCTTTTCAATCGTAAGCAGGAGCACAAGTCGAAGGACACGGCCGTCTCGCTGCTGATCGACAATTCTGGCTCGATGGGTGGCGTCAAGATCGTCACGGCGATGGTTGCGGGCTACGCGCTGTCATCGACGCTGGAGCGCGTCAACATCGCCAGCGAAGTCATTGGCTTCACCACCGGGGATCATCGAGGCAAGGGTTCGCGCACGAGCCAGCAGGAGATGAACCGGGAGATTTCGGATGCTCGTGCCAAGGGGCTCAGCTTCCATCGTGTCTCGCCGATCGTCATGCCGATCTACAAGGACTTTGACGAGCGGATCAACGCGACGGTGAAGCAGCGCATCGCATACATGGCGAACGCGCAGCGAGGCATGGTGACAAACGTCGACGGCGAGTCCCTCGAATACGCTGCCATCCGCCTGCTCAAGCGTCGTGAGAAGCGCAAGGTCATGCTTGTCCTGTCGGACGGTCAGCCCTCCGGCGCAGCGAACGCCGCCGGCCATCTGAAACAGACGGTCGAAAAGCTGGAGAAGCTCGGTATCGATCTCGTCGGTATCGGCATCATGGATGCTGCAGTCCGCCGCTTCTACACCAACCATATCGTGCTCCAGAGGATCGAGGATCTGCCGACGCAGGTCATGCAGGAGCTGAAAAAGATCCTCACGAACTGA
- a CDS encoding AAA family ATPase: MADAADGKIICQIDGARTHSIQVHLRDNHPDWTIERYQKEYPDAPILSEKATQALAQSRAAKAQSAAGAGGIVTNAKKHYLHEVFGFGDARAARSSIGNPIEIQVILDADDEAQPYVQQVDPDYVFNIDLVKKVIIGFEINKPVYLWGFHGTGKTTVLEQVCARTGRPFSRVQHTINTEEAHILGQYVVRTKFVEEEVLNPTGEKVKIVKPQTVTEFQLGPLPMAMLHGWVYCADEYDFAMPSVTAVYQPVLEGKPLVIKDAPPEFRVIKPHPDFRFCATGNTNGVGDETGLYQGTLIQNAANYSRFPIVEEVEYMEAATEELILVSKTGIDKPTAGKIVKFAKSVRDAFKEGKISMTVSPRELINSADLGMYFGGDWKQGLKLSFANRLSRVDKKTVEEFAQRVFG; encoded by the coding sequence ATGGCTGACGCCGCTGACGGGAAAATTATCTGCCAAATTGACGGCGCCCGAACTCATTCAATCCAGGTCCACCTGCGCGATAACCATCCCGACTGGACGATCGAGCGCTACCAGAAGGAATATCCCGATGCGCCCATCCTGTCCGAGAAGGCCACGCAGGCGCTCGCTCAGTCGCGTGCAGCAAAGGCGCAGTCGGCCGCCGGAGCTGGCGGCATCGTGACCAACGCCAAGAAGCACTATCTGCATGAGGTGTTCGGTTTCGGCGATGCGCGTGCTGCGCGCTCCTCGATCGGCAATCCGATCGAGATCCAGGTGATCCTTGATGCCGACGATGAGGCGCAGCCCTACGTCCAGCAGGTCGATCCCGACTACGTGTTCAACATTGACCTGGTGAAGAAGGTCATCATCGGTTTCGAGATCAACAAGCCCGTCTATCTCTGGGGCTTCCACGGGACAGGCAAGACGACGGTCCTCGAACAGGTCTGCGCGCGCACGGGTCGTCCCTTCAGCCGCGTTCAGCACACGATCAACACCGAGGAAGCGCATATCCTCGGCCAGTATGTCGTGCGCACCAAGTTCGTCGAGGAAGAGGTGCTCAACCCGACCGGCGAGAAGGTGAAGATCGTCAAGCCGCAGACCGTCACCGAGTTTCAGCTCGGGCCGCTTCCGATGGCGATGCTTCACGGCTGGGTCTACTGCGCCGACGAATACGACTTCGCAATGCCCTCCGTCACGGCTGTCTACCAGCCGGTGCTTGAAGGCAAGCCGCTCGTCATCAAGGACGCTCCGCCCGAGTTTCGGGTGATCAAGCCGCACCCGGATTTCCGCTTCTGCGCGACCGGCAATACGAACGGCGTCGGCGACGAGACCGGGCTCTACCAGGGCACGCTGATCCAGAACGCCGCCAACTACTCGCGCTTTCCGATCGTTGAAGAGGTCGAATACATGGAGGCCGCGACCGAGGAGCTGATCCTTGTGTCCAAGACCGGTATCGACAAGCCGACCGCCGGCAAGATCGTCAAGTTCGCCAAGAGCGTGCGCGATGCCTTCAAGGAAGGCAAGATCTCCATGACGGTCTCGCCGCGCGAGCTGATCAACAGCGCCGACCTCGGCATGTATTTCGGAGGCGACTGGAAGCAGGGGCTCAAGCTCTCCTTCGCCAATCGCCTGTCGCGTGTCGACAAGAAGACCGTCGAGGAATTCGCGCAGCGGGTGTTCGGCTGA
- a CDS encoding sigma factor: MKLLEPIESEKSIKSFAWRVMRRLRAAGDSGRTFAIEDIQQECRIAWFKASESYQAEIGVPFQAYLKNGMRLHINRLIEKNIDRRHDEVVSMSLDAELDQGSGNRASLSDVVADKSISGTTGYEEDQHFQYAIRKLKPRAKLFITLLREQPKELLDEVIRMKKKSDYAREEMGIVSPVTNRLATWMIFDLMDASNVERTEIMKEVRALGERVCEAMSR; this comes from the coding sequence ATGAAACTGCTCGAACCCATCGAAAGCGAGAAGTCGATCAAGTCCTTCGCCTGGCGCGTCATGCGCCGCCTGCGAGCCGCTGGAGACAGCGGCCGCACCTTCGCGATTGAAGACATTCAGCAGGAGTGCCGCATCGCGTGGTTCAAGGCATCGGAGAGCTATCAGGCTGAGATCGGCGTGCCGTTTCAGGCATACCTGAAGAACGGCATGCGCCTGCACATCAATCGCCTGATCGAGAAGAACATCGATCGCCGCCATGACGAGGTGGTCTCGATGTCGCTCGATGCCGAACTCGATCAGGGCTCCGGCAATCGCGCTTCCCTCTCGGACGTCGTGGCCGACAAGAGCATCTCCGGCACGACCGGCTACGAGGAAGATCAGCACTTCCAGTATGCGATCCGCAAGCTCAAGCCGCGCGCCAAGCTATTCATCACGCTCCTGCGCGAGCAGCCGAAGGAGCTGCTGGATGAGGTCATCCGAATGAAGAAGAAGTCCGACTATGCCCGTGAGGAAATGGGCATCGTCAGCCCCGTAACAAACCGACTGGCGACCTGGATGATCTTCGATCTCATGGACGCCTCAAATGTCGAACGCACCGAGATCATGAAGGAAGTGCGCGCCCTTGGTGAGCGCGTCTGCGAGGCGATGTCACGATGA
- the dnaE gene encoding DNA polymerase III subunit alpha, producing MHSILAARTDFSIGESILQTEHLVESAKANGEKAVAVTDTMTITSMIDFTNRCKKADLKPIVGVRLRLVDDHTWRADKTDKKNKKGKPIYHATAYVMSEKGLKAIFRLLSLANEEPRFYYVARLDFADLYAELDNLTKDDLRITLGDVQPLTAHPDVAEIQQEIMSRLGHAYATLVPIDTPYFARLNELAVEAIGRGAEPLVVRPAFYKEGEADAAEIMAAICNNNKVSDPWHKSTHNRDFHVVGVKELAQEVGKASKRFVDRGNPSAGLLFKQGLMNTKELVDAVSYQWSKAEVTLPQMASDEFAAVVAECKKGWAERFAQPTFGHLPEKGELATVYKDRLKYELSVLQKLKFSGYFLLVQDVVRYAKQNGILVGPGRGSVGGSLVAYLMGITDCDPIRFGLLFERFINPDRIDLPDADLDFMSQRRHEIFEYLIAKYGQARVAGVSNFSALAAASSIRDVGRVAGLPEREYVCSKYVPKLHGANVPLPDCAAQVPEIKAFSDKHAEWWSVMTRLEGTMRNYGQHAAGVIVGGVDLVDRAVIERRKEGTVVNWDKRIVEDQGLVKMDILGLNTLDLINLASEYIKERHGKRPDLMRIPLDDEQVLANFAAGLTTAVFQFESGGMRGLLKQLGKDGGITFEDITAATALYRPGPMESGMMESFYLRKQGLETIEYDHHLMEPILRETFGVMVYQEQVMQVARAIAGYSAPDADKLRKIMGKKLPEEMKKERGKFVDGCVATIGCTPEWAGQLFDKIEGFAGYGFNKSHSVEYTLISYQSMWLKTNYPVEFFAAALSLMDEDKLPGIIKDASRFGIDVSMPDINISTDRFEIATDVRLVIPFQRIKGISGNTTGAILEARKSGPFKNKADFLARVEKRKCNVKHQDALEKVGAFSRIEVGSLPATDPSRIRDLIELIPGLITANVPVNRDLDNGKEAKEDIGVLAAEYRERHGPGGSSDGMPVKPAFGRSARFMLIQDCPGAQEEEVGMMGWSQSVNAVIDAMSVHDLAREDAYWTALVKRTKAEKQLTAEEVSTYAPYLQREIEILKPPVIVLLGSTVVRQFFPDFKGKASDAAGKVVYSKELDANIVIGFNPGEIYFSPEKQKNLEDVFHSVVDLLP from the coding sequence ATGCACTCGATCTTGGCCGCCAGGACCGATTTCTCCATTGGCGAAAGCATTCTGCAGACCGAACACCTGGTCGAAAGCGCGAAGGCGAACGGCGAGAAGGCCGTGGCCGTTACCGACACCATGACGATCACCTCCATGATCGACTTCACGAACCGCTGCAAGAAGGCTGACCTGAAGCCGATCGTCGGCGTGAGGCTCCGGCTCGTTGACGATCACACCTGGCGCGCCGACAAGACCGACAAAAAGAACAAGAAGGGCAAGCCGATCTATCACGCCACGGCCTACGTGATGTCGGAGAAAGGTCTGAAGGCGATCTTCCGGCTGCTGTCGCTGGCGAACGAGGAGCCCCGCTTCTACTACGTCGCCCGCCTCGACTTCGCCGATCTCTACGCGGAACTCGACAATCTCACCAAGGATGATCTGCGCATCACGCTCGGCGATGTCCAGCCCCTGACGGCGCATCCCGATGTCGCCGAGATCCAACAGGAGATCATGTCACGGCTGGGTCACGCCTATGCGACGCTCGTGCCGATCGACACCCCCTATTTCGCTCGTCTCAACGAACTGGCTGTGGAGGCGATCGGTCGCGGCGCCGAGCCGCTCGTGGTTCGCCCGGCCTTCTACAAGGAGGGCGAGGCCGACGCCGCCGAGATCATGGCCGCGATCTGCAACAACAACAAGGTGTCGGATCCCTGGCACAAATCCACCCACAACCGGGACTTTCACGTCGTCGGCGTCAAGGAGCTGGCGCAGGAAGTCGGCAAGGCGTCCAAGCGCTTTGTCGATCGAGGCAATCCGAGCGCCGGCTTGCTCTTCAAGCAAGGTCTCATGAACACAAAGGAACTCGTGGATGCAGTCAGCTATCAGTGGTCCAAGGCAGAGGTCACGCTCCCGCAAATGGCGTCGGACGAATTCGCTGCCGTGGTCGCGGAATGCAAGAAGGGCTGGGCGGAACGATTTGCGCAGCCAACATTCGGCCACCTTCCCGAAAAGGGGGAGCTCGCCACCGTCTACAAGGACCGTCTCAAATACGAGCTTTCGGTCCTCCAGAAGCTCAAATTCTCGGGCTACTTCCTTCTCGTCCAGGATGTCGTCCGCTATGCAAAGCAAAACGGCATCCTGGTTGGCCCTGGGCGCGGCAGTGTCGGTGGTTCTCTGGTCGCTTACCTGATGGGCATCACGGACTGCGACCCGATCCGGTTCGGGTTGCTGTTCGAACGCTTCATCAACCCCGACCGTATCGACTTGCCCGACGCCGACTTGGACTTCATGTCGCAGCGCCGGCATGAAATCTTCGAATACCTGATTGCGAAATACGGCCAGGCGCGCGTAGCGGGTGTGTCGAACTTCTCGGCGCTCGCGGCCGCCTCCTCAATCCGTGATGTCGGGCGCGTCGCGGGTCTTCCGGAGCGGGAATACGTCTGCTCGAAATATGTGCCGAAGCTGCACGGCGCCAACGTTCCCCTCCCTGACTGCGCGGCGCAGGTGCCTGAGATCAAGGCATTCAGTGACAAACATGCCGAATGGTGGAGCGTCATGACCCGCCTCGAAGGCACGATGCGCAACTATGGCCAGCACGCCGCCGGCGTGATCGTCGGTGGTGTTGATCTGGTGGACCGGGCCGTTATCGAACGGCGCAAGGAAGGCACGGTGGTCAACTGGGACAAGCGCATCGTTGAGGATCAGGGTCTGGTCAAGATGGATATCTTGGGTCTCAACACCCTCGACCTGATCAATCTCGCCTCCGAATACATCAAGGAGCGACACGGCAAGCGCCCGGATCTCATGCGTATCCCGCTCGATGACGAGCAGGTGCTTGCCAACTTCGCCGCCGGCCTCACGACCGCTGTCTTCCAATTCGAATCCGGCGGCATGCGAGGGCTTTTGAAGCAGCTCGGCAAGGACGGCGGGATCACCTTCGAGGATATCACCGCCGCCACGGCTCTCTATCGCCCAGGTCCGATGGAGTCAGGGATGATGGAGAGCTTCTATCTGCGCAAGCAGGGGCTGGAGACCATCGAATACGACCATCACCTGATGGAGCCGATCCTGCGCGAGACGTTCGGCGTCATGGTCTACCAGGAGCAGGTCATGCAGGTGGCGCGCGCCATCGCTGGCTACTCTGCCCCCGACGCTGACAAGCTCCGCAAGATCATGGGCAAGAAGTTGCCCGAGGAGATGAAGAAGGAGCGCGGCAAGTTCGTCGACGGCTGCGTCGCGACGATCGGATGCACACCCGAATGGGCCGGCCAGCTTTTCGACAAGATCGAAGGCTTCGCCGGCTACGGCTTCAACAAGAGCCACTCAGTCGAATACACGCTGATCTCCTACCAGTCGATGTGGCTGAAGACCAACTATCCGGTCGAGTTCTTCGCCGCTGCGCTCTCGCTGATGGACGAGGACAAACTCCCCGGCATCATCAAGGACGCATCACGTTTCGGCATCGACGTCTCTATGCCCGACATCAACATTTCAACCGACAGGTTCGAGATCGCGACGGACGTGCGCCTGGTTATTCCTTTCCAGCGCATCAAGGGAATTTCCGGCAACACCACCGGCGCCATTCTCGAAGCGAGGAAGAGCGGCCCGTTCAAGAACAAGGCCGACTTCTTGGCCCGTGTCGAAAAGCGCAAGTGCAACGTCAAACACCAGGACGCACTGGAGAAGGTCGGCGCGTTCTCGCGCATCGAGGTCGGCTCGCTTCCTGCGACCGATCCCTCCAGGATCAGGGATCTGATCGAGTTGATCCCTGGGCTGATCACAGCCAACGTCCCGGTCAATCGCGACCTCGACAACGGCAAGGAGGCGAAGGAGGACATCGGCGTCCTCGCCGCCGAGTATCGCGAGCGCCACGGTCCCGGCGGGTCCAGCGATGGCATGCCGGTCAAACCAGCATTCGGTCGGAGCGCACGCTTCATGCTCATCCAGGACTGCCCTGGGGCTCAGGAAGAGGAAGTCGGTATGATGGGCTGGAGCCAGTCCGTCAATGCGGTGATCGACGCTATGAGCGTTCATGACCTGGCGCGCGAGGACGCCTACTGGACGGCGCTGGTCAAGCGCACGAAGGCGGAGAAGCAGCTCACGGCCGAGGAAGTCTCGACCTATGCGCCATATCTCCAGCGCGAGATTGAGATTCTGAAGCCGCCGGTGATCGTGCTTCTCGGCTCGACGGTCGTGCGCCAGTTCTTCCCCGATTTCAAGGGCAAGGCGTCCGACGCCGCCGGCAAGGTCGTCTACTCGAAGGAGCTGGATGCGAACATCGTCATCGGCTTCAACCCCGGGGAAATCTACTTTTCGCCCGAGAAGCAAAAGAACCTGGAAGATGTCTTCCACTCGGTTGTCGATCTGTTGCCATAG
- a CDS encoding 5'-3' exonuclease, whose translation MNRHLLIDGNSIAHAANAGTTLTVGQTQVQAVYGVMRTMRRLMAVYGNLYTPTVLWDGASWRKMLYPEYKANRDKDDTAAAAALKAQKEQLKKQSRLIEIGVQLLGINQVRAANMEADDLAGIMVQRFEPRGDKIVLVSADRDWIQLISPNVSWFDPINDRKMTPAMLPEKYGVKDVAQFIELKALMGDMGDNIPGVGGIGEKGAKEFLQTYGSVANFTNGCILDKSIDVASLPKKYRALVEDENKAITFASNIKLMDLKTPHRPAPINLRVTKGEPDINKLRAFCDRLLFRSLTEDLENWSSVFPAYQEIMQEAA comes from the coding sequence ATGAACCGCCATCTTCTCATTGATGGAAACTCCATCGCACATGCAGCAAACGCCGGGACGACGCTGACTGTCGGTCAGACACAGGTCCAGGCAGTTTATGGCGTCATGCGCACCATGCGCCGGCTGATGGCCGTCTACGGCAATCTCTACACGCCGACCGTTCTCTGGGACGGCGCGTCCTGGCGCAAGATGCTCTACCCCGAATACAAGGCCAACCGTGACAAGGACGACACGGCGGCTGCCGCTGCGCTCAAGGCACAGAAGGAGCAGCTCAAGAAGCAGTCGCGCCTGATCGAGATCGGCGTTCAGCTTCTCGGCATCAACCAGGTTCGCGCCGCGAATATGGAAGCCGACGATCTTGCCGGCATCATGGTGCAGCGCTTCGAGCCGCGCGGCGACAAGATCGTGCTGGTCTCGGCTGACCGGGACTGGATCCAGCTTATCAGCCCCAACGTCTCCTGGTTCGATCCGATCAACGACCGGAAGATGACGCCGGCGATGTTGCCGGAAAAGTATGGCGTGAAAGACGTCGCGCAGTTCATCGAGCTGAAGGCTCTGATGGGCGATATGGGCGACAACATCCCGGGTGTCGGCGGGATCGGCGAGAAAGGCGCGAAGGAGTTCCTTCAGACCTACGGCTCGGTCGCGAACTTCACCAACGGCTGCATCCTCGACAAGAGCATCGACGTCGCCTCGCTTCCCAAGAAGTATCGGGCGCTGGTCGAGGATGAGAACAAGGCGATCACCTTCGCTTCCAACATCAAGCTGATGGATCTCAAGACCCCTCACCGACCGGCGCCGATCAATCTACGCGTCACAAAGGGCGAGCCCGACATCAACAAGCTTCGCGCGTTCTGCGACCGGTTGCTGTTCCGCTCGCTCACCGAAGATCTCGAAAACTGGTCGTCGGTCTTCCCGGCCTACCAGGAGATCATGCAGGAGGCAGCATGA
- a CDS encoding ASCH domain-containing protein, translating into MKVISIWQPWTSLVVHGFKLFETRTWAPPASAVGERIGIASTKNITPDQRSAFADPLMQRYYAETGLPSLEELPRGYLLGTVLLHSVELITEEFLDDITEEERSYGWYHLGNYAWRLRYPQLLEHPIPIQGKQGLYEWKGLDRAAQEADTQEANGQATQAARQEGSTPLRGRLHLA; encoded by the coding sequence ATGAAGGTGATCTCTATATGGCAGCCGTGGACATCGCTTGTTGTCCACGGCTTCAAACTCTTTGAGACGAGGACTTGGGCGCCGCCGGCGTCAGCGGTTGGTGAACGCATCGGCATTGCGTCGACCAAGAACATCACGCCCGATCAGCGCAGCGCTTTCGCCGATCCTTTGATGCAGCGCTACTATGCTGAAACCGGCCTGCCATCGCTTGAAGAGTTGCCGCGTGGATATCTCCTCGGCACGGTTCTGCTGCACAGCGTCGAGTTGATCACCGAAGAGTTTTTGGACGATATCACCGAAGAGGAGCGATCCTACGGCTGGTATCACCTTGGAAATTACGCTTGGCGGCTGCGCTATCCGCAGTTGCTGGAGCATCCCATCCCCATTCAGGGGAAGCAGGGACTTTACGAATGGAAAGGTCTCGATCGTGCCGCGCAAGAAGCCGACACTCAGGAAGCAAATGGACAAGCTACCCAAGCGGCTCGTCAAGAAGGGTCGACGCCTCTACGGGGCCGTCTACACCTTGCCTAA
- a CDS encoding metallophosphoesterase, with protein sequence MTYAVLSDLHCHNWSMFSRVNSDGVNNRLRNTLNEMLRAAAELVKAGGKYMVIPGDIFHVRGSIDPEVLNPTQETIRQILDMGITIYAIPGNHDLKGKETTELGSAIQTLAQTFSEKGSFQVINEPKLFNTPDDEYTFAFVPWRTSHEALLSDLGQIASAAGNGVDQVDVFIHAGIDDVLPGMPEHGLSDTKLAKFGFRRVMAGDYHNHKIMQGGVISVGATTHQSWRDVGSKAGFLLVTSDKVRFMDTHAPKFVDVSGRDEDEIKLLCDGNYVRFRGSQMTSEDVQELRTFFETHGALGTSIQVPPAQASQRQGTAPVQSGQTLDQSVTAYVDKVELAPHVDRAEVKRQAADVLNKARSVYEEA encoded by the coding sequence ATGACCTACGCCGTCCTGTCGGACCTTCATTGCCACAACTGGTCCATGTTCTCGCGCGTCAATTCCGACGGTGTGAACAACCGGCTGCGCAACACCCTCAATGAAATGCTGCGCGCCGCCGCCGAACTCGTGAAGGCCGGCGGCAAATACATGGTCATTCCCGGCGACATCTTCCACGTTCGCGGCTCGATCGATCCCGAGGTGCTGAATCCGACGCAGGAGACGATCCGTCAGATCCTGGATATGGGCATCACCATTTACGCGATTCCCGGCAACCACGATTTGAAGGGCAAGGAGACGACGGAGCTGGGCTCCGCCATCCAGACGCTGGCGCAGACCTTTTCCGAGAAGGGCTCCTTTCAGGTCATCAACGAGCCCAAGCTCTTCAACACGCCTGATGACGAATACACCTTCGCCTTCGTGCCATGGCGCACGTCGCACGAGGCCCTGCTGAGCGATCTTGGTCAGATCGCCAGCGCCGCCGGCAACGGTGTCGACCAGGTGGACGTGTTCATCCACGCCGGCATCGATGACGTTCTGCCCGGCATGCCTGAACACGGCCTGTCTGATACCAAGCTCGCGAAATTCGGTTTCCGCCGCGTCATGGCCGGCGATTATCACAACCACAAGATCATGCAGGGCGGCGTCATCTCCGTTGGCGCGACCACGCACCAATCGTGGCGCGACGTCGGCTCGAAGGCGGGCTTCCTGCTCGTGACCTCTGACAAGGTGCGTTTCATGGACACGCACGCGCCGAAGTTCGTTGACGTCTCCGGCCGTGACGAGGACGAAATCAAGCTGCTCTGCGATGGCAACTATGTGCGCTTCCGTGGATCCCAGATGACGTCCGAGGATGTGCAGGAGCTTCGCACTTTCTTCGAAACGCATGGCGCGCTCGGCACGTCGATCCAGGTGCCGCCGGCCCAGGCGTCGCAGCGCCAGGGAACCGCGCCGGTGCAGTCCGGTCAGACACTGGATCAGTCGGTTACGGCATACGTCGATAAGGTCGAACTCGCGCCCCATGTCGATCGTGCCGAGGTCAAACGCCAGGCGGCCGACGTCCTGAACAAGGCGCGCAGCGTCTACGAAGAAGCCTGA